The proteins below are encoded in one region of Pseudonocardia sp. DSM 110487:
- a CDS encoding DASS family sodium-coupled anion symporter has translation MTAESERVRTDVDKALLGHATYRSLGEQKLSPAEERFEKGRRTIGLFLAPLVTIVFLLLPLPLEPAQKTLAAVLLGVVILWVTEAVPIPIGGLLGVAVVVFLQVEPADDVLARFGSSTVFTFIGAFILAQAMLKHGVARRFAFFILALPRVGRSTAGVIIAFGAITCVLSAFVSNTATVAMLLPTALGILAVIAKMLQDRGMVAVDFDPLRLRVGAAIMLMLAYGASVGGLLTPVGSPPNLIGRGLIEEATGQRISFAAWMGMAIPVCVLMFVALAVVLLLLNKPEIKQIEGVEEYVAQQRAEMGPLSRAEKNTLIAFGITVLLWIFPGIVALVAGTESDFYGAVSDRLDEGMVAVLGASLLYLLPVDWQAREFTLRWRDAAEIDWGTIVLFGTGIIFGGLLSSTGLAETIGNGVSSGLGLTSIIPITIFAVLLAIIVSETTSNTASAAVVVPIVIPVAIAAGVNPFVPALAATFAASFGFMLPVSTPQNAVVYGSGAVPITTMIRSGFSFDILGAILIIVILPLMVAVMGFGM, from the coding sequence ATGACCGCGGAGAGCGAGCGCGTTCGCACCGACGTCGACAAGGCCCTGCTCGGGCACGCCACCTATCGCAGCCTCGGTGAGCAGAAGCTCTCGCCCGCCGAGGAGCGGTTCGAGAAGGGGCGCCGCACCATCGGGCTCTTCCTCGCACCGCTCGTCACGATCGTCTTCCTGCTGTTGCCGCTTCCCCTCGAACCGGCGCAGAAGACGCTCGCGGCGGTGCTGCTCGGCGTCGTCATCCTGTGGGTCACCGAGGCGGTGCCGATCCCGATCGGCGGCCTCCTCGGGGTGGCGGTGGTCGTGTTCCTGCAGGTCGAGCCGGCCGACGACGTCCTTGCGCGGTTCGGCTCGTCCACGGTGTTCACGTTCATCGGGGCGTTCATCCTCGCGCAGGCGATGCTCAAGCACGGCGTGGCGCGGCGGTTCGCGTTCTTCATCCTGGCTCTGCCCAGGGTCGGGCGCTCCACTGCCGGGGTGATCATCGCGTTCGGCGCCATCACCTGCGTGCTGTCGGCGTTCGTGTCGAACACCGCCACCGTCGCGATGCTGCTGCCCACGGCACTGGGCATCCTCGCCGTGATCGCCAAGATGCTGCAGGACCGCGGCATGGTGGCCGTCGACTTCGACCCGCTCCGGTTGCGCGTCGGGGCCGCGATCATGTTGATGCTGGCCTACGGCGCGAGCGTCGGCGGCCTGCTCACGCCGGTGGGTAGCCCGCCCAACCTGATCGGCCGTGGGCTGATCGAGGAGGCCACCGGGCAGCGCATCAGCTTCGCGGCCTGGATGGGCATGGCGATACCGGTGTGCGTGCTGATGTTCGTGGCGCTCGCGGTGGTGCTGCTCCTGCTCAACAAGCCGGAGATCAAGCAGATCGAGGGCGTCGAGGAGTACGTCGCCCAGCAGCGCGCCGAGATGGGGCCGTTGTCGCGCGCGGAGAAGAACACGCTGATCGCGTTCGGCATCACGGTCCTGTTGTGGATCTTCCCCGGCATCGTGGCGCTCGTCGCCGGTACCGAGTCCGACTTCTACGGCGCGGTGTCCGACCGGCTCGACGAGGGCATGGTCGCCGTGCTCGGCGCCTCGTTGCTCTACCTGCTGCCCGTCGACTGGCAGGCCCGCGAGTTCACGCTGCGCTGGCGGGACGCCGCCGAGATCGACTGGGGCACGATCGTGCTGTTCGGCACCGGCATCATCTTCGGCGGGCTGCTGTCGTCCACCGGGCTCGCCGAGACGATCGGCAACGGGGTGTCGAGCGGGTTGGGGCTCACCAGCATCATCCCGATCACGATCTTCGCCGTGCTGCTGGCGATCATCGTCTCGGAGACCACGAGCAACACGGCGTCGGCCGCCGTGGTGGTGCCGATCGTCATCCCGGTGGCGATCGCGGCGGGCGTCAACCCGTTCGTTCCCGCGCTGGCGGCCACGTTCGCGGCCTCGTTCGGCTTCATGCTGCCGGTGTCGACTCCGCAGAACGCCGTGGTCTACGGCTCGGGCGCGGTGCCGATCACCACGATGATCCGGTCCGGGTTCTCGTTCGACATCCTCGGGGCGATCCTCATCATAGTGATCCTGCCGCTGATGGTCGCCGTGATGGGATTCGGTATGTGA
- a CDS encoding tartrate dehydrogenase — protein sequence MSSIAVIPGDGIGTEVIEAARTVLDAACARHGVTLSYTEFDWSCQRYEQEGAMMPADGIETLRGFDAILLGAVGWPGVPDHVSLWGLLIPIRRAFRQYVNLRPIRVFEGVQSPLRVADDVDFVVVRENNEGEYSEVGGRVNRGFPDELAVQESIFTRVGVSRIADYAFELAKARRGYVTSATKSNGIVHTLPFWDEVVAERAALHPDVRFDSEHIDALAAKFVLQPRRFDVVVGSNLFGDILSDLAAAVAGSIGIAPSGNLNPEKEFPSMFEPVHGSAPDIAGQGIANPVGAVWSAAMMLEHLGHGAAAADILRAMETTLAKPETRTRDLGGTATTTEATQALVAALG from the coding sequence GTGAGCAGCATTGCCGTGATCCCCGGGGACGGGATCGGAACCGAAGTCATCGAGGCCGCCCGCACCGTGCTCGACGCCGCCTGCGCGCGGCACGGCGTCACGCTCTCCTACACCGAGTTCGACTGGTCCTGCCAGCGCTACGAGCAGGAGGGCGCGATGATGCCGGCCGACGGCATCGAGACGCTGCGCGGGTTCGACGCGATCCTGCTCGGCGCCGTCGGCTGGCCGGGCGTGCCCGACCACGTCTCGCTGTGGGGCCTGCTCATCCCGATCCGGCGCGCGTTCCGCCAGTACGTCAACCTGCGCCCGATCCGGGTGTTCGAGGGCGTGCAGAGCCCGCTGCGGGTCGCCGACGACGTCGACTTCGTGGTCGTGCGGGAGAACAACGAGGGCGAGTACTCCGAGGTCGGTGGCCGGGTGAACCGCGGCTTCCCGGACGAGCTCGCGGTGCAGGAGTCGATCTTCACTCGGGTCGGGGTGAGCCGGATCGCCGACTACGCGTTCGAGCTGGCGAAGGCCCGGCGCGGCTACGTCACGTCGGCCACCAAGTCGAACGGGATCGTGCACACCCTCCCGTTCTGGGACGAGGTCGTGGCCGAGCGCGCGGCGCTGCATCCGGACGTGCGGTTCGACAGCGAGCACATCGACGCACTCGCGGCGAAGTTCGTGCTGCAGCCGCGGCGGTTCGACGTGGTGGTGGGATCCAACCTGTTCGGCGACATCCTCTCCGACCTCGCCGCCGCCGTCGCCGGCTCGATCGGCATCGCCCCGTCGGGCAACTTGAACCCGGAGAAGGAGTTCCCGTCCATGTTCGAGCCGGTGCACGGCTCGGCGCCGGACATCGCAGGGCAGGGCATCGCCAACCCCGTCGGCGCGGTGTGGTCGGCCGCGATGATGCTGGAGCACCTGGGCCACGGCGCGGCGGCCGCCGACATCCTGCGCGCGATGGAGACGACCCTGGCCAAGCCGGAGACCCGCACGAGGGACCTGGGCGGCACGGCAACCACGACGGAGGCGACCCAGGCCCTGGTGGCTGCGCTGGGCTGA
- a CDS encoding FAD-binding oxidoreductase: MTVLDELAAGLPAEALITDSTSTDAYRFDEASFCAAGAPLAVVRPTETEQVQHVLRVASAHRVPVVPQGARSGLSGAANAVDGGIVLSLTRMDRILEIDPVDQVAVVEPGVLNAVLSRAVLEQDMYYPPDPSSWEMSTIGGNLATNAGGLCCVKYGVTADFVRGLEVVTASGELLRTGRRTAKGVAGYDLTKLIVGSEGTLGVITRATLGLRPAPEAALTMAAAFASAADALAAVTRIMAAGLQPSLCEFLDRVTVRAIQDYRDMGLPTGAGALLLTQSDRGPRAAEDVEAMGAICTELGALDVAVASDATESEMLMQARRIVHFAVEKLGSTLIDDVAVPRARLVELLDGITAIAVEHDVLVSCPGHVGDGNMHPTVIFDRGDPAAVERAQKAFDAIMRLGLALGGTITGEHGVGVLKRDWLETELGELSLGLHRKIKEAFDPLGILNPGKVLASG, translated from the coding sequence ATGACGGTTCTCGATGAGCTGGCCGCAGGCCTTCCGGCCGAAGCGCTGATCACCGACTCCACGAGCACCGACGCCTACCGCTTCGACGAGGCGAGCTTCTGCGCGGCGGGTGCCCCGCTCGCGGTCGTGCGTCCTACGGAGACGGAACAGGTGCAGCACGTGCTGCGGGTCGCGTCGGCGCACCGGGTGCCGGTGGTGCCGCAGGGTGCGCGGTCGGGCCTGTCCGGCGCCGCCAACGCCGTGGACGGCGGCATCGTGCTCTCGCTGACCCGGATGGACCGGATCCTGGAGATCGACCCGGTCGACCAGGTGGCCGTCGTCGAGCCGGGCGTGCTCAACGCCGTGCTGTCGCGCGCGGTGCTGGAGCAGGACATGTACTACCCGCCCGACCCGTCGTCGTGGGAGATGTCGACGATCGGCGGCAACCTCGCCACCAACGCCGGCGGGCTGTGCTGCGTGAAGTACGGGGTGACGGCCGACTTCGTGCGCGGCCTCGAGGTCGTCACCGCGTCCGGGGAGCTGTTGCGCACCGGGCGGCGCACCGCAAAGGGCGTGGCGGGCTACGACCTCACCAAACTGATCGTGGGCTCCGAGGGCACGCTCGGCGTGATCACTCGAGCGACGCTCGGCCTTCGTCCCGCGCCCGAGGCGGCCCTCACCATGGCGGCGGCGTTCGCGTCGGCCGCCGACGCGCTCGCGGCCGTCACGCGGATCATGGCCGCGGGCCTGCAGCCGTCGCTGTGCGAGTTCCTCGACCGCGTCACGGTGCGCGCGATCCAGGACTACCGCGACATGGGCCTGCCCACCGGCGCCGGCGCGCTGCTGCTCACCCAGTCCGACCGCGGCCCCCGCGCGGCCGAGGACGTCGAGGCGATGGGCGCGATCTGCACCGAGCTGGGCGCGCTCGACGTCGCCGTGGCCTCCGACGCCACGGAGTCGGAGATGCTCATGCAGGCGCGCCGGATCGTCCACTTCGCGGTGGAGAAGCTCGGCTCCACGCTCATCGACGACGTGGCCGTGCCCCGCGCGAGGCTGGTGGAGCTGCTCGACGGCATCACGGCGATCGCCGTCGAGCACGACGTCCTCGTGTCCTGCCCCGGCCACGTCGGCGACGGCAACATGCACCCCACCGTGATCTTCGACCGCGGCGACCCCGCCGCCGTCGAGCGGGCCCAGAAGGCGTTCGACGCGATCATGCGGCTCGGCCTGGCGCTGGGCGGCACGATCACCGGCGAGCACGGCGTTGGCGTCCTGAAGCGCGACTGGCTGGAGACGGAACTGGGCGAGCTGAGCCTCGGCCTGCACCGCAAGATCAAGGAAGCGTTCGACCCGCTGGGCATCCTGAACCCTGGCAAGGTCCTCGCCTCCGGGTGA
- a CDS encoding GntR family transcriptional regulator, with the protein MLPGRLVEDVHETIKARIMDHAIAPGARVSIDGLARELGVSPTPVREALARLESAQLVVKEPLRGYRTTPLLTADQLADLYRFRLLIEPWAAATAAERATPAGRARLKAELATADAPESDTYAAYRAFSAHDARFHLLLAELAGSDQVREAFQRTNWHLHIYRQYYHRGIGPQALAEHRRVADAVLACDPAAAAEAMREHLELSHARLREETHDGSR; encoded by the coding sequence GTGTTGCCAGGGCGACTGGTCGAGGACGTCCACGAGACCATCAAGGCGCGGATCATGGATCACGCGATCGCGCCGGGCGCTCGCGTGTCCATCGACGGGCTGGCCCGCGAACTGGGCGTCTCCCCCACCCCGGTGAGGGAGGCCCTCGCGAGACTGGAGTCGGCGCAGCTCGTCGTGAAGGAACCGCTGCGCGGCTACCGCACCACGCCGCTGCTCACGGCCGACCAGCTGGCCGACCTCTACCGGTTCCGGCTGCTCATCGAGCCGTGGGCGGCGGCCACCGCCGCGGAGCGAGCCACCCCGGCCGGCCGCGCCCGGCTCAAGGCCGAGCTCGCCACCGCCGACGCCCCCGAGTCGGACACCTACGCCGCCTACCGCGCGTTCTCCGCTCACGACGCCCGCTTCCACCTGCTGCTCGCCGAGCTCGCGGGGAGCGACCAGGTGCGGGAGGCGTTCCAGCGCACGAACTGGCACCTGCACATCTACCGGCAGTACTACCACCGCGGCATCGGCCCCCAGGCGCTCGCCGAGCACCGGCGGGTCGCCGACGCCGTGCTCGCCTGCGATCCTGCGGCTGCGGCGGAGGCGATGCGGGAACACCTGGAGCTGTCACACGCCCGTCTCAGGGAGGAGACCCATGACGGTTCTCGATGA
- a CDS encoding fumarylacetoacetate hydrolase family protein produces the protein MEIVRYVEQGAAQPRVGVRRDGKIAPVRFGSVAELLREPLDALRAGLEPSGAEVDVTTVTYLPPVDGRTEVWASGVTYERSREGRVEESVQASVYELVYDAPRPELFLKAVAWRVVTDGEPVGVRADSEIDVPEPELAVVANSRGEIVGYTVCNDVSSRSIEGVNPLYIPQAKVFNGSCALATGIRPAWEVDTSDLAITMKVVRGGAVVFEGETSTARLHRTLEELVEVLYAPSDFPDGAILSTGTGIVPELSFSLTEGDRVDIEIAQVGTLSNPVVRGREPLSWLVDALERPAARRKGQQ, from the coding sequence ATGGAGATCGTCCGCTACGTCGAGCAAGGGGCAGCGCAGCCGCGGGTGGGGGTGCGCCGGGACGGGAAGATCGCCCCGGTCCGCTTCGGCTCGGTGGCCGAGCTCCTGCGCGAGCCGCTCGACGCCCTGCGCGCCGGGCTCGAGCCCTCCGGAGCGGAGGTGGACGTCACCACCGTCACCTACCTGCCGCCGGTCGACGGGCGCACCGAGGTGTGGGCGTCCGGCGTCACCTACGAGCGCTCGCGCGAGGGCCGGGTGGAGGAGAGCGTCCAGGCCTCGGTCTACGAGCTGGTCTACGACGCGCCGCGCCCCGAGCTCTTCCTCAAGGCGGTGGCCTGGCGGGTCGTCACCGACGGCGAGCCGGTGGGGGTGCGCGCCGACTCCGAGATCGACGTCCCCGAGCCGGAGCTCGCGGTCGTCGCCAACAGCCGCGGCGAGATCGTCGGCTACACGGTCTGCAACGACGTGAGCTCGCGCTCCATCGAGGGCGTGAACCCGCTCTACATCCCGCAGGCGAAGGTCTTCAACGGTTCCTGCGCGCTGGCCACGGGTATCCGGCCCGCGTGGGAGGTCGACACCTCCGACCTCGCGATCACCATGAAGGTCGTGCGCGGCGGCGCCGTCGTGTTCGAGGGCGAGACGAGCACCGCCCGCCTGCACCGCACGCTCGAGGAGTTGGTGGAGGTGCTCTACGCCCCCAGCGACTTCCCCGACGGCGCGATCTTGTCCACCGGCACGGGTATCGTCCCCGAACTGAGCTTCTCGCTCACCGAGGGCGACCGCGTCGACATCGAGATCGCGCAGGTCGGAACCCTGTCCAACCCCGTCGTACGGGGCCGCGAACCGTTGTCATGGCTGGTGGACGCCCTCGAGCGTCCGGCGGCCAGGAGGAAGGGCCAGCAGTGA
- a CDS encoding aldehyde dehydrogenase (NADP(+)) — MTVTDTTPEELERVLAAAAQAAGPLAALRPAERARLLRAAADALDAAAGELVPIAIEESALPEGRLTGEVARSSGQLRLFADALDEGSYLEVILDSADQDAKPVPRPDLRRMLVPVGPVLVFSASNFPFAFSVPGGDTASALAAGSPVVVKAHPGHPRLSQRTGEVLVEALRAAGAPEGTFAVVHGMEAGTTALTDPRIKAGAFTGSVKGGLALLEIATRREEPIPFYGELGSLNPVFVTPAAVSARGADIADGYVGSFTLGTGQFCTKPGLLFLPEGHGLEERLVEAVRGTAPAGMLNDRIRSGHAHERDRLEGLGPLRTLVHGADSDSGVAPTLLATTAKELLADPDPILQECFGPTSIIVEYADGDEMLAAAETFGGNLTATVHAEEADAATLPPLVDVLRDRAGRLVYNGWPTGVAVAHAMHHGGPFPSTTASIHTSVGTTAIRRFLRPVCYQNTPQALLPEALQDGNPLGLPRRVDGVLTGA, encoded by the coding sequence GTGACCGTCACCGATACCACCCCCGAGGAGCTCGAGCGCGTGCTCGCCGCGGCGGCGCAGGCCGCGGGACCGCTCGCCGCGCTGCGTCCCGCCGAGCGCGCCCGGCTGCTGCGCGCGGCCGCCGACGCGCTCGACGCGGCGGCAGGCGAGCTCGTGCCGATCGCGATCGAGGAGTCGGCCCTGCCGGAGGGGCGGCTCACCGGCGAGGTCGCGCGCTCCAGTGGCCAGCTGCGGCTCTTCGCCGACGCCCTGGACGAGGGCTCCTACCTCGAGGTGATCCTCGACTCCGCAGACCAGGACGCGAAGCCGGTGCCGCGCCCTGACCTGCGCCGGATGCTCGTGCCGGTCGGCCCGGTGCTGGTGTTCTCCGCGAGCAACTTCCCGTTCGCGTTCAGCGTGCCCGGCGGCGACACCGCCTCGGCGCTGGCCGCGGGCAGCCCGGTCGTCGTCAAGGCGCACCCCGGTCACCCCCGGCTCTCGCAGCGCACCGGTGAGGTGCTGGTCGAAGCGCTGCGCGCGGCAGGCGCCCCGGAGGGCACGTTCGCCGTGGTGCACGGCATGGAGGCCGGCACGACCGCGCTCACCGACCCGCGGATCAAGGCGGGCGCCTTCACCGGCTCGGTGAAGGGCGGGCTCGCACTGCTGGAGATCGCCACCCGCCGCGAGGAGCCCATCCCGTTCTACGGCGAGCTGGGCAGCCTCAACCCGGTGTTCGTCACGCCCGCGGCGGTCTCGGCCCGCGGTGCCGACATCGCCGACGGCTACGTCGGCTCGTTCACACTCGGCACCGGCCAGTTCTGCACCAAGCCCGGCCTGCTGTTCCTTCCCGAGGGCCACGGCCTGGAGGAGCGGCTCGTCGAGGCGGTCCGCGGCACCGCGCCCGCCGGCATGCTCAACGACCGGATCCGCTCCGGGCACGCGCACGAGCGTGACCGGCTCGAGGGCCTCGGCCCGCTGCGCACCCTCGTGCACGGCGCCGACAGCGACTCCGGCGTGGCGCCCACGCTGCTCGCCACCACGGCCAAGGAGCTCCTCGCCGACCCGGACCCGATCCTGCAGGAGTGCTTCGGGCCCACGTCGATCATCGTCGAGTACGCCGACGGCGACGAGATGCTCGCCGCGGCCGAGACGTTCGGCGGCAACCTCACCGCCACCGTGCACGCCGAGGAGGCCGACGCCGCCACGCTGCCGCCGCTGGTCGACGTGCTGCGCGACCGCGCGGGCCGGCTGGTCTACAACGGCTGGCCCACCGGTGTGGCCGTCGCCCACGCGATGCACCACGGCGGCCCCTTCCCGTCGACGACGGCGTCGATCCACACGAGCGTCGGCACCACGGCGATCCGCCGCTTCCTGCGCCCGGTGTGCTACCAGAACACCCCGCAGGCCCTGTTGCCCGAGGCGCTGCAGGACGGGAACCCGCTGGGCCTGCCCAGGAGGGTCGACGGCGTCCTCACCGGAGCCTGA
- a CDS encoding FAD-dependent oxidoreductase codes for MTTIEPRSTKPVLMTVDDDPGVSRAVARDLRRRYGQDHRIVRAESGRDALDALRELTLRGEPVAAILADYRMPEMNGIEFLEQAMDIAPHARRALLTAYADTDAAIQAINLVDVDHYLLKPWDPPEEKLYPVVDALVETWRAVGQRPVDEIRIVGHRWSAECFSARDFLARNSVPYRYYSIDEPEGARLLEAAGAGPEDVPVLITADGTALRSPTDAEIAAACGLTTDPVSDFYDLIVVGGGPAGLGSAVYGASEGLRTVLVERQATGGQAGQSSRIENYLGFPDGVSGAQLTDRARRQAAKFGAEVLTARDVVGLEARGSARVVKFGDGSEIAAHAVVLATGVAYRSLDAPGVNELTGRGVFYGSAATEAPACRGEDVYIVGGANSAGQAAVFFSKHAATVTLVVRGPSLEASMSTYLIKQIEAIDNVSVRTRCQVVEAHGDDHLQSITLCEGDTRESVKAGSMFVFIGAAPRTDWLDGFVQRDARGFIPTGPDLVVDGQRPPGWTLDRDPYHLEASVPGVFVAGDVRSDSVKRVASAVGEGAMAVTLVHRYLAEQ; via the coding sequence ATGACCACGATCGAGCCCCGCTCGACGAAACCCGTTCTGATGACGGTCGACGACGACCCGGGTGTGAGCCGCGCCGTGGCTCGCGACCTGCGCCGCCGCTACGGCCAGGACCACCGGATCGTCCGCGCCGAGTCCGGCCGCGACGCGCTCGACGCGCTGCGCGAGCTCACCCTGCGCGGCGAGCCGGTGGCGGCGATCCTCGCCGATTACCGGATGCCGGAGATGAACGGCATCGAGTTCCTCGAGCAGGCCATGGACATCGCCCCGCACGCGCGCCGCGCCCTGCTCACCGCCTACGCCGACACCGACGCGGCGATCCAGGCGATCAACCTGGTCGACGTCGACCACTACCTGCTCAAGCCGTGGGACCCGCCGGAGGAGAAGCTCTACCCCGTCGTCGACGCACTGGTCGAGACGTGGCGGGCGGTGGGCCAGCGCCCGGTCGACGAGATCCGGATCGTCGGCCACCGCTGGTCGGCCGAGTGCTTCTCGGCCCGCGACTTCCTCGCCCGCAACTCCGTGCCCTACCGCTACTACTCGATCGACGAGCCGGAAGGCGCGCGCCTGCTGGAGGCTGCAGGCGCAGGCCCGGAGGACGTCCCGGTGCTGATCACCGCCGACGGCACGGCGCTGCGCTCGCCCACCGATGCCGAGATCGCCGCCGCGTGCGGGCTCACCACCGACCCGGTCTCCGACTTCTACGACCTGATCGTGGTCGGCGGCGGCCCGGCAGGACTGGGCTCGGCCGTGTACGGCGCGTCGGAGGGCCTGCGCACGGTGCTCGTCGAACGCCAGGCCACCGGCGGTCAGGCCGGGCAGAGCTCCCGGATCGAGAACTACCTCGGCTTCCCCGACGGCGTGTCCGGCGCGCAGCTCACGGATCGCGCCCGGCGGCAGGCCGCCAAGTTCGGCGCCGAGGTGCTCACCGCCCGCGACGTCGTCGGGCTGGAGGCGCGCGGCTCGGCGCGCGTCGTGAAGTTCGGCGACGGCAGCGAGATCGCCGCGCACGCCGTGGTGCTGGCCACCGGCGTCGCCTACCGCAGCCTTGACGCGCCCGGGGTCAACGAGCTCACCGGCCGCGGTGTGTTCTACGGCTCGGCCGCCACCGAGGCGCCTGCCTGCCGCGGCGAGGACGTCTACATCGTCGGAGGCGCCAACTCCGCTGGTCAGGCGGCCGTGTTCTTCTCCAAGCACGCCGCCACCGTCACGCTGGTGGTGCGGGGGCCGAGCCTCGAGGCGTCCATGTCGACGTACCTGATCAAGCAGATCGAGGCCATCGACAATGTCTCCGTGCGCACCCGCTGCCAGGTCGTGGAGGCACACGGCGACGACCACCTGCAGTCGATCACGCTCTGCGAGGGTGACACGCGGGAATCGGTGAAGGCCGGTTCGATGTTCGTATTCATCGGCGCGGCACCGCGCACGGACTGGCTCGACGGCTTCGTCCAGCGCGACGCCCGCGGTTTCATCCCCACCGGTCCCGACCTCGTCGTCGACGGGCAGCGCCCGCCGGGGTGGACGCTGGACCGGGATCCTTACCACCTGGAGGCGAGCGTGCCCGGAGTGTTCGTGGCGGGAGACGTGCGGTCCGACTCCGTGAAGCGCGTCGCGTCCGCCGTCGGGGAGGGTGCCATGGCCGTGACCCTCGTCCACCGCTATCTGGCGGAGCAGTGA